The DNA segment TTCTGTAAAACAGCCTCAAGCTCGAGaggtttgaaacattttgatgtATGATTATGAAACCCCAGttaacttcctgttttgctgaCCTCCGTTTAGCGTTTTCACATACAAAGAATTTGGCTAAAGTGTTTTTGATGATAAGATATGCAGTCAAATTCTTTATTGCTATCAAATTCATGAACAATGGCATATATCATCATTTTACAAACTCTGAGCCTGTATTtgcctttttttaataaataacatactATTTTCTGTATTTAATTGCTTCATATCAGCCTCAAAGTATGCCATAgcatacatgtatctttctaGCACAAgacaattatcattttttaagcTATTAATACATGGCAAAGTTCCAAACTCATATAGATGTTTAAATctcaaatttgtatttttcatgtttacaaacaatgtttgaatgttttgtttacgTATCTTATCTCGGAATTGATACtaattaaaaccaaaacaaaaacaaatctcTTTCTTTTGTCAGATGGAGAGATGGGAGGGAAGTGTGTGCAGGGACGTTGTAATGGGACAAAACTCCGATGTGAGGACAATGTCTGCGTGTTGTGCCCTGACAAAACCCAGGCTAGAGGACATACCAGACacctttaaattgaaatattatgacTAATCGAATAAAGCGAGAACTTGTAAAATCtcttaactaaaaaaataaatttgaatcaGAACTGTGTTTTGTTCATTATATACCATCGCCACCCACGCAACAATTTCACAAACTGCGGtttgttgttatatatatttctccATTCTGTAATTACATGTGTAAATCATTAAGAAACTAGtgtatgtaatgttttattttaactttgatGCAACATTATTCTTACTAAGTTTAAACGGTAAGTCATCACACAATAGAAGGAATACTTCATCTTCAATAAGttcttgataaaaaaagtttaaagcaAACCGAAGGGCATTTCATGTCAGCTAAATACAGCCATAATATGCATTCATTCGTGCTAAGGTCCTGTACAGAGTAATTTTTGCTGACTTTAAGGGCATATGGTTTTTTTTGGCGTTTGAATGAAGAATATTGAACTTCTTTTATTATTAACCATGCCTCGATCCTCcagaaaccaaacaaaaaacaacattttgtattgAAACAGATACATATCTGTTAAAATAAGCGGTATTTTGTGTGTTGTATGGTTTAATTAAGTCAACATTGATAAAGCATTACTGAAATGtgtaaaaggaaaaaaaaagtaATCTCTTGGTTTATCGAACAAAgatgtaaacaatttaacatgCTTTTTCCTTACTAgctatttaaaaagatatttgttataATACAAGTATTGACTTGTGATTTATTGAATATGATCAAATAATAACTGGCGGAAAGTCATACTGACTGTTGTCTACTTAAATACTTGACAATTTTTTGAAGATGCCAAATCCACCATccttgtgttttatttatttatttgttgttcgTTAGCTTCATAATCATctaataacataacattaatcGATAAATTACCTTGAATGACCTATAGAATTaatcttaattaattttgttgacCAAAACAATTagctaaacaaaataaaaataaaacaatccttTTGTTTTTAGACTATATTTCACATCCAAAagataaacacaaaaataaaactttatattgaacttatcagatatacaaatatatatattttaatacaatggCATTCTATATTAAGATCAGGATTCACAGTTGGTGTCGTCGATGGCTCTTTGGATTAATGAGAGACTGTCTATTTATAGATCATTGAATAATCAAATTTGGTGACGTTCCTAAACTGTTCAGCtctcacatatatatatgtatatttccgTTCATTTTTccaatgaaaaatgtatttccCTATGCCATTCATTCTACACAAGGTACATAAAGCTGACAAGAGCATATGTCTGTTTGGTTGCCATGCTTTCGCACGGTAGAATCCAATAAACTGCACATGAGTATTCATCTCAGCATCAGTCAGAGCAGAATAAGTATCCACGAAAACATTCTTTTGCTACTTGTACAAATcagcatttatttaaacaaacactatAGCACAGGTTTCGACCTCGGATACAAGAATATTTATAcaatcaaatttcaataaatatggCACATACATGCTTTAACAAATGCTTGCccattaattatgtttatgaatataaatgcgACCTTTATATCACCTGTAATGGGTTCCATGTCTTCGAAGTTAGATGTTTAGTCTAATTAAAGACGCTTTAGCAAATAAGAGCTCGGACAAAAACGTAAAATCACACGCAAAATCTTGAGCATACTTTTAAACGATATATGTTGTAGTAGAGTATGA comes from the Mya arenaria isolate MELC-2E11 chromosome 13, ASM2691426v1 genome and includes:
- the LOC128212783 gene encoding prion-like-(Q/N-rich) domain-bearing protein 25, whose product is MNGACVKDGVVGGRCCVTEGTACEKDPGAICVCGVCQCPTGVPQVNGFCKTASSSRDGEMGGKCVQGRCNGTKLRCEDNVCVLCPDKTQARGHTRHL